DNA sequence from the Pseudomonas fluorescens Q2-87 genome:
CTGATCTGGGTCGGCGGCATGTTCTTCGCCTGGATGATCCTGCGACCCGCCGCAATGACGGCGCTTGAGGGCCCTGCTCGACTCAAGTTATGGGTAGAAGTGTTTCAACGTTTTTTCGTCTGGGTCTGGGTGGCAGTGGTGCTTTTGCCGATCAGCGGCGTAGGCCTGGTTCACGTGCGCTTCGCCGGCTTCGAAACCGCGCCGCGCTATGTGCAGGTCATGATGGGGCTGTATGTGGTGATGACGGCGCTGTTTATCCGGATCCAAGCCTTGCAGTTACCATCGTTGCGCAACGCCGTGACGGCCCAGGACTGGCCGGGGGGTGCGGCAGTATTAGGGAAGATTCGCCAACTGGTGGGGATCAATCTGTTGGTCGGGTTGCTGGTGGTAGCCATTGGCGCGGCGCGGCCGATGTTCTGAAAAAAACTCCAATGCCCCTGTGGGAGCGGGCTTGCTCGCGAAGAAGGAGTATCTGGTAGATGAATACTCACTGACCCACCGCCTTCGCGAGCAAGCCCGCTCCCACAGGGTTTGCTACTGATCTTAGAACCGTTGCACCGTCACCGCCCCCGCCGCGCCGGCAGGCCCTGGCTGGCCCTCTGCTCCGGGGCGGCCGCTTTTGCCACCATCGGCGGTATAGACGAGGCAGCCCTTGGCCTTGCCTCCTTTGCCCGGTTTGCCCCCCGGCCCTGGCGCGCCACCGACGCCACCGTCCACGGTCACCTTGATCTGTTCGGCAGGGTAGGCGCGAGGCAGCTCCAGGCGCACCAGTGCACCGGCGGCACCCGGCT
Encoded proteins:
- a CDS encoding CopD family protein — protein: MTPFALIYTLHLLAALIWVGGMFFAWMILRPAAMTALEGPARLKLWVEVFQRFFVWVWVAVVLLPISGVGLVHVRFAGFETAPRYVQVMMGLYVVMTALFIRIQALQLPSLRNAVTAQDWPGGAAVLGKIRQLVGINLLVGLLVVAIGAARPMF